In candidate division WOR-3 bacterium, one DNA window encodes the following:
- a CDS encoding TM2 domain-containing protein yields MYCRSCGKEVAETAEICVQCGSKPLAGNRYCQNCGAEVDPKAEVCIKCGVRLTKAKAIPEGQKDWLTALLLSIFLGYLGVDRFYLGYIGLGILKLFISLVTLGFAAWIWWIIDIILIATGRLKDAEGRELYRK; encoded by the coding sequence ATGTATTGCCGATCTTGTGGTAAGGAAGTAGCAGAAACCGCGGAGATCTGTGTCCAATGCGGGAGTAAACCCTTAGCCGGTAATAGATACTGCCAGAACTGCGGCGCGGAAGTTGATCCGAAAGCCGAAGTCTGTATTAAATGCGGGGTGCGATTGACAAAGGCAAAGGCAATCCCTGAGGGACAGAAGGATTGGCTCACCGCCTTACTCCTATCCATCTTTTTGGGCTATTTGGGTGTTGACCGCTTCTATTTGGGTTATATCGGACTCGGTATCCTAAAACTCTTCATCTCCCTTGTCACCTTAGGTTTTGCCGCTTGGATTTGGTGGATTATTGATATCATCTTAATCGCTACCGGTCGGTTAAAGGACGCGGAAGGCAGGGAACTTTATAGGAAATAA
- a CDS encoding RNA polymerase sigma factor produces the protein MPDDLLERAKEGDESAIAKIYEHYRSLIYAYAFKVFKNQDDAEEVVARTFEKFLSLLPTLRSGTLAGWLFIVARNEITEIHRERTKGESLEAIEKSPKEAFSLARDNPNPEDSLGQKRDWEELIKALSKLPKNYGTVLILYYLEGYEIKEIAQKLGKREENVKKILFRAKKEFRNALKNSPWLRKRYNFIGGKDEK, from the coding sequence ATGCCGGATGATTTATTAGAAAGGGCGAAAGAAGGGGACGAATCCGCTATCGCTAAAATCTATGAGCACTACCGCTCGCTAATCTATGCCTATGCCTTCAAGGTCTTCAAAAATCAAGACGATGCCGAAGAGGTTGTCGCCCGCACCTTTGAAAAGTTCCTCTCCCTCCTCCCCACACTAAGAAGTGGCACTCTGGCCGGTTGGCTCTTTATTGTCGCCAGGAATGAAATCACGGAAATCCACCGGGAAAGGACAAAGGGAGAAAGTTTAGAGGCAATAGAAAAATCTCCCAAAGAAGCATTCTCCTTAGCCAGGGATAATCCCAACCCCGAAGATTCACTCGGGCAGAAAAGGGATTGGGAAGAATTGATTAAGGCACTCTCAAAATTACCCAAGAATTACGGGACCGTCTTAATTTTATATTATTTAGAAGGTTACGAGATAAAAGAGATTGCCCAGAAGTTAGGGAAAAGAGAAGAGAATGTGAAAAAGATTTTATTCCGAGCAAAAAAGGAATTCCGAAATGCCTTAAAAAATTCCCCCTGGTTAAGAAAGAGGTATAACTTTATTGGAGGGAAAGATGAAAAGTGA
- a CDS encoding helix-turn-helix domain-containing protein, with product MSKGWTKFPNHLIDQLADFKETELKVLIFLLRSLNQNRCYLPQRRISAVIKKGRIAVNRAIQSLKKKGIIQDEHYPGRISLYRITPTPSPEKDKMPITVPEALAVREKNPYSYKRGEAVRDFALCPYCQFSAPIINFTYVAHSRNGKREFLLCQNCQKIFWIFTER from the coding sequence ATGTCTAAGGGTTGGACCAAGTTTCCCAACCATCTCATTGACCAATTAGCAGATTTTAAGGAGACGGAACTTAAGGTCCTAATCTTTCTCCTCCGGTCTCTAAACCAGAATCGGTGTTATCTCCCCCAGAGGAGAATCAGTGCCGTGATTAAAAAAGGGAGGATTGCCGTCAATCGGGCAATTCAATCGCTAAAAAAGAAAGGGATTATCCAAGACGAACATTATCCAGGAAGAATCTCTTTATACCGAATAACCCCTACCCCTTCTCCGGAAAAGGATAAGATGCCCATCACTGTCCCGGAAGCCCTGGCGGTAAGAGAAAAAAATCCCTATTCTTATAAAAGAGGGGAAGCGGTAAGAGATTTTGCCCTCTGCCCCTATTGCCAGTTCTCGGCACCCATTATCAACTTCACCTATGTTGCCCATTCCCGAAATGGGAAGAGAGAGTTTCTCCTCTGCCAGAATTGCCAAAAAATCTTTTGGATTTTCACCGAGAGGTGA
- a CDS encoding sugar transferase has product MAEKEESLKSSLSFIFILSFLFFFLPGIIFRIPFILLIILYFSFLFFSYLFGIFESVLPPFYGTNPKTQIIFLLLIFLSFFLGKGLNLGSVPFLSWLILWLSLNILEPVLNLILRPQRKIPILLVTNHQSNPYPKILDWCRLEPVKVITKEEMKNYLPTIADRLGRIKEFRALILEEVDTEIKNLMKNYLADFFLLKSCRLFSYFAGCPLKRVEDFPFFTLTMRLKRVIDFLLSLCIITLLAPFLLFIILCIKLDSPGPIFYRHKRIGRKGRSFYLLKFRTMVKDADKRLAAILASNPKLREEFARTYKLKNDPRVTTLGKFLRSLSIDELPQLFNVLKGEMSLVGPRPIVEDEIKYYENASRLPFKFFPGVTGLWQVSGRTDTSYAQRVALDEKYCHNWHLLMDIKIILKTIPAVLSQRGAY; this is encoded by the coding sequence ATGGCAGAGAAGGAAGAGAGTTTAAAAAGTTCCTTGTCTTTTATATTTATTCTTTCTTTCCTTTTCTTTTTTCTACCCGGGATAATCTTCCGGATTCCCTTTATTCTACTAATCATCCTCTATTTCTCCTTTCTCTTCTTCAGTTATCTTTTTGGGATCTTTGAATCAGTGCTACCCCCCTTCTATGGGACAAACCCTAAGACCCAAATTATCTTCCTTCTGCTAATCTTCCTTTCTTTCTTTTTAGGCAAAGGGTTAAATTTAGGGAGTGTCCCATTTCTCTCCTGGCTTATCTTATGGCTTTCGCTAAATATTTTGGAACCGGTCTTAAATTTAATCCTTCGGCCGCAAAGAAAAATTCCCATTCTTTTAGTAACAAATCACCAAAGTAATCCCTACCCCAAAATTCTGGATTGGTGTCGGTTAGAACCAGTAAAAGTAATCACAAAAGAAGAGATGAAGAATTATCTACCGACCATTGCTGACCGATTAGGCCGGATTAAAGAGTTCCGTGCCTTAATCCTGGAGGAGGTGGATACGGAAATTAAGAACCTGATGAAAAATTATTTAGCCGATTTTTTCCTCTTAAAATCCTGTCGTCTCTTCTCTTATTTTGCCGGCTGTCCCTTAAAAAGGGTAGAGGACTTCCCCTTTTTCACTCTGACGATGCGCCTCAAAAGGGTGATTGATTTTCTTTTGAGCCTCTGCATCATCACCCTCCTTGCCCCCTTTCTTCTCTTCATTATCCTTTGCATCAAACTTGATTCCCCGGGACCGATTTTCTATCGCCATAAAAGGATTGGTCGGAAAGGGAGGAGTTTTTATCTCCTTAAATTCCGGACGATGGTGAAGGATGCGGATAAGAGATTAGCCGCCATCTTAGCGTCTAACCCAAAACTGCGGGAAGAATTCGCCCGGACCTATAAATTAAAAAATGACCCTCGGGTCACAACCTTGGGTAAATTTCTCCGCTCTTTAAGTATTGATGAACTTCCCCAACTCTTTAATGTCTTAAAGGGAGAGATGAGTCTCGTCGGACCGAGGCCGATTGTGGAAGATGAAATTAAATATTACGAGAATGCCTCCCGCCTGCCTTTTAAGTTTTTCCCCGGGGTGACTGGTCTTTGGCAGGTCTCAGGTCGCACCGATACCTCTTATGCCCAGAGGGTCGCCTTAGACGAAAAGTACTGCCACAACTGGCACCTCCTTATGGATATCAAAATCATCCTGAAAACGATCCCCGCCGTGCTTTCCCAGCGGG
- a CDS encoding D-Ala-D-Ala carboxypeptidase family metallohydrolase, which translates to MKETILKEGKELEISFTKIDSLFCRCCQEIPAAYLKNLIALKRILLRLARSSPFPLIILSGYRCENYNKKVGGEKNSPHLKGLAVDLLVKSPEERFFLIKQLLLIGISRIVLYPDLPPVLHFELPQHSLKPFFALRLKGGKDV; encoded by the coding sequence ATGAAAGAAACGATCTTAAAAGAAGGGAAGGAGTTAGAAATCTCCTTCACTAAAATTGACTCTTTATTTTGCCGGTGCTGCCAGGAGATTCCGGCGGCATACTTAAAAAACCTTATTGCCTTGAAAAGGATTTTGCTCCGTTTAGCCCGCTCCTCACCTTTTCCTTTAATCATCCTCTCCGGTTATCGCTGTGAGAATTATAACAAAAAGGTTGGGGGCGAAAAAAATTCCCCCCATCTCAAAGGGTTAGCGGTTGATTTACTGGTCAAAAGTCCCGAAGAAAGATTCTTCTTAATTAAACAACTTCTCCTCATCGGGATCTCTCGCATCGTCTTATATCCCGACTTGCCCCCAGTTCTCCATTTTGAACTTCCCCAGCATTCACTAAAACCATTCTTTGCCCTTCGCCTAAAAGGGGGAAAAGATGTCTAA